The Flavobacterium sp. HJ-32-4 genome contains a region encoding:
- a CDS encoding NYN domain-containing protein, translating into MEKNFKIAVLIDGDNAQPKILKEILEEVAKYGKATIRRIYGDWTTHQMKGWKDIVNQHSFNPIQKFSYTKGKNSTDSAMIIDAMDILHERNVDGYCIVSSDSDYTGLAKRIREEGIFVMGIGRQTTPDAFIQSCEVFVFAETISGEAETETAPEPVAVETTAKPSRQSTSRKGAKPLPPSRPKKLQVDIRLINKAFEISAGEDEQVHISQMGLNLRKIDPSFDARSFGFKTLTNLFENLGGYEVIRKEANGITHSLLKKVGR; encoded by the coding sequence ATGGAGAAAAATTTCAAAATCGCTGTATTGATAGACGGCGATAATGCCCAACCGAAAATATTAAAGGAGATACTTGAAGAGGTCGCCAAATATGGCAAAGCCACCATCCGTCGTATTTACGGCGACTGGACGACCCATCAGATGAAAGGCTGGAAAGACATTGTCAACCAGCACTCGTTCAACCCCATACAGAAGTTTTCGTATACGAAAGGAAAGAACTCAACCGACAGCGCGATGATCATCGATGCGATGGACATATTGCACGAGCGTAACGTAGACGGCTATTGCATTGTGTCAAGCGACAGCGACTATACCGGATTGGCGAAGCGCATACGGGAAGAAGGTATATTCGTGATGGGAATCGGACGACAGACCACACCCGACGCATTTATACAATCGTGTGAAGTGTTCGTATTTGCTGAAACCATCAGCGGAGAGGCGGAAACCGAAACCGCTCCGGAACCGGTTGCGGTAGAGACGACGGCAAAACCATCACGCCAATCGACCTCAAGGAAAGGGGCAAAACCGCTTCCGCCGTCGCGCCCGAAGAAGCTGCAAGTGGATATCCGGCTGATCAACAAAGCCTTTGAAATCTCGGCCGGAGAAGACGAGCAGGTGCATATTTCGCAGATGGGACTCAACCTTCGGAAGATCGATCCCAGCTTCGACGCACGTTCGTTCGGGTTCAAAACCCTTACCAACCTTTTCGAGAATCTGGGCGGCTATGAAGTCATCCGTAAGGAAGCCAATGGCATCACCCATTCACTGCTGAAGAAAGTCGGGCGATAG
- a CDS encoding glyoxalase has protein sequence MELPSTAKPLTGVQSLRPFLGAKDFETSRRFYRTIGFTETLLWDGFALFSTPSGFSFYLQNAYVKDWIDNTQVFMEVANTEAIHDALAALDLPAQFQGVRLTPVQHAHWGRECFLHDPSGILWHFGTFITP, from the coding sequence ATGGAACTACCTTCTACCGCAAAACCACTCACGGGCGTCCAATCCCTTCGCCCTTTCCTCGGCGCCAAGGATTTTGAAACTTCCCGCCGTTTCTATCGTACCATTGGTTTTACCGAGACACTGTTATGGGACGGCTTCGCGTTGTTTTCTACGCCTTCGGGTTTCTCTTTTTACCTGCAGAATGCCTATGTAAAAGACTGGATTGACAATACACAGGTGTTTATGGAAGTCGCCAATACCGAAGCCATACACGATGCGCTGGCTGCACTCGATCTTCCGGCGCAGTTTCAAGGCGTACGTCTCACACCGGTTCAACACGCCCACTGGGGCCGCGAGTGTTTCCTGCACGATCCATCCGGTATTCTGTGGCATTTTGGTACCTTTATCACACCATGA
- a CDS encoding outer membrane beta-barrel family protein: MKTPKLLLSVLLLVSFFATAQETGSIDGTIRSEGQPAASVVVVLLSAEAKTIVRTELTDTNGTFRFSGLPNDGYLLSVEDPSYSSYQSSLVAIDDAHRSVSLPTIELQKAAVTNLQEVTVVRRKPLIENKIDKVVVNVDALMSAAGGDAMDVLEKSPGIVIDQNGTITYKGKSGLSVFIDGKPSYLSGADLEAFLKSLPAATLNQVELMTNPPAKYDAAGGGGIINITTKKTNSRGFNGSVSARLTQGKRFRGRENLNLNYLGDNVRIFGSAGVDYTASVNDLDIYRRFKDEDGTVVRYFDQNSILENKARSGNARAGIDYYASDKTTFGAMVFGLYRESTVESDVNSVLRNAARALDSTVVARNRNEVPFRNLTFNLNMRHDFADGAKWTADADYLLYRTETDQRFRNFVYGPDGQERNQDESKGYLPSDIDIVSLKTDYSRQFKNGLSFETGYKVSLSKTDNIADYRDAIGGVFVPNYDQSNHFRYDETIHAGYVNGSRAFGRIAVQAGLRLENTDSKGNQLGNPEKPASRFRRNYTNLFPTLYVQYQLDSIGNHVLVTSYGKRINRPYYEDLNPFVSPLDKFTFYAGNPYLNPSFAHNVELSYRYKGYFSTTASYGFTRDDINETIEITDGIYYSRPGNIGQSRFYSLNANAQIPFTKWWTSNLYAELTRTEYESRLYTETLDASGTFCVFNATNTFILPSDWSVEVSGYYQSNIVSSQFVLLERGGVNLAVQHKLWKGKGSVKLIGNDLFYTGINRGIINNLANVNANWTNKPDSRFVSLALNYSFGKAFETPKAYDANGAESEKSRVKT, translated from the coding sequence ATGAAAACGCCGAAACTGCTGCTGTCTGTCCTTCTCTTAGTATCCTTTTTTGCAACGGCCCAGGAAACCGGGTCGATCGACGGTACCATCCGAAGCGAAGGGCAACCTGCCGCCTCGGTGGTCGTGGTGCTGTTATCCGCGGAAGCGAAAACTATCGTACGCACCGAGTTGACCGACACCAACGGGACATTCCGGTTTAGCGGACTTCCGAACGACGGTTACCTCTTATCGGTGGAAGATCCTTCGTATTCGTCCTATCAAAGTAGCCTGGTCGCGATCGACGATGCCCACCGCAGCGTGTCATTACCGACGATAGAACTGCAAAAAGCCGCAGTCACCAACCTGCAGGAAGTGACGGTGGTGCGGCGGAAACCTTTGATAGAAAACAAAATCGACAAGGTCGTCGTTAATGTCGATGCACTCATGTCGGCAGCGGGGGGCGACGCGATGGACGTACTCGAAAAATCACCGGGTATCGTCATCGACCAGAACGGCACCATTACCTATAAAGGAAAATCCGGACTTTCGGTTTTCATAGACGGAAAGCCCAGTTATCTGTCGGGCGCCGACCTGGAAGCCTTCCTGAAGTCGTTACCGGCCGCGACCCTCAACCAGGTCGAACTCATGACCAATCCACCGGCCAAATACGACGCGGCGGGCGGTGGCGGCATCATCAATATTACCACCAAAAAAACCAATAGCCGCGGTTTCAACGGCAGTGTCAGTGCGCGGCTCACGCAGGGTAAGCGCTTTCGCGGACGGGAGAACCTCAACCTCAATTACCTAGGCGACAACGTCCGGATATTCGGTTCGGCCGGCGTCGACTATACCGCCTCGGTGAACGACCTCGACATCTACCGCCGTTTCAAGGATGAGGACGGAACCGTCGTACGGTATTTCGACCAGAACAGTATCCTCGAGAATAAAGCCCGAAGCGGAAATGCACGGGCCGGCATCGATTATTACGCCTCCGACAAGACCACTTTTGGCGCGATGGTATTCGGCCTGTACCGCGAATCGACCGTCGAATCCGATGTTAATAGTGTGTTGCGCAATGCAGCCCGTGCACTCGACTCGACCGTCGTGGCGCGCAACCGGAACGAGGTACCCTTCCGCAACCTCACCTTCAACCTCAACATGCGCCACGATTTTGCCGACGGCGCCAAATGGACAGCCGATGCCGACTACCTGTTGTACCGCACCGAGACCGACCAGCGCTTCCGGAACTTTGTCTACGGTCCGGATGGACAGGAACGCAACCAGGATGAATCAAAAGGCTACTTACCGTCAGACATCGACATCGTTTCCTTGAAAACCGACTACAGCCGGCAATTCAAGAATGGTCTTTCTTTTGAGACCGGCTATAAAGTCAGTCTGTCGAAAACCGACAACATTGCCGATTACCGCGATGCCATCGGAGGTGTTTTCGTGCCGAATTACGACCAAAGCAATCATTTCCGCTACGATGAAACCATCCATGCGGGCTATGTAAACGGCAGCCGTGCGTTTGGGCGTATCGCCGTGCAGGCAGGACTCCGACTGGAAAACACTGACTCTAAAGGAAATCAGTTGGGTAATCCTGAAAAACCGGCGTCGCGTTTCCGACGGAACTACACAAACCTCTTCCCCACTCTGTACGTGCAATACCAATTGGATTCCATTGGCAATCACGTATTGGTTACGTCGTACGGCAAACGCATCAACCGACCCTATTACGAAGACCTGAACCCGTTTGTCTCGCCGCTTGACAAGTTTACGTTTTATGCAGGAAACCCGTACCTGAACCCGTCGTTCGCGCACAATGTAGAGTTGTCGTATCGTTACAAAGGCTATTTTTCGACCACAGCCAGCTACGGCTTCACCCGCGATGACATCAATGAAACCATTGAAATCACCGATGGCATATACTACAGCCGCCCGGGTAACATCGGACAAAGCCGTTTTTACAGCCTGAATGCCAATGCGCAGATTCCGTTTACCAAATGGTGGACGTCAAACCTATATGCCGAGTTGACCCGCACCGAATACGAAAGTCGCCTTTACACCGAAACACTCGATGCGTCGGGCACGTTCTGCGTGTTCAACGCCACCAACACCTTTATCCTGCCTTCTGACTGGAGTGTGGAAGTGTCGGGTTATTACCAAAGCAACATCGTGTCGTCGCAGTTCGTATTGCTGGAACGCGGCGGTGTGAACCTGGCCGTACAGCATAAACTATGGAAAGGAAAAGGCAGCGTGAAGCTGATTGGCAATGACCTTTTCTACACCGGCATCAACCGCGGCATTATTAACAACCTAGCCAACGTGAACGCGAACTGGACGAACAAACCCGATTCCCGTTTCGTCTCCTTGGCACTCAACTACAGCTTCGGCAAGGCCTTTGAAACACCGAAAGCGTATGATGCGAATGGGGCGGAGAGTGAGAAGAGTCGGGTGAAAACGTGA
- a CDS encoding polysaccharide deacetylase family protein produces the protein MKVSFSFCLFLLALIATGQQPTRLIVRGDDMGYSHSGNEALMECFKGGIQKTIEVIVPSPWFPEAVKMLQEHPNVDVGVHLTLTSEWDNVKWRPLTKAASLTDENGYFRPMIWPNPNYPGKALLENHWDLRDIEAEFRAQIEMARRLIPQVSHISSHMWCTEMTPEVKAMAKRLAKEYQIDIDLDELGVGTFRYDGPSGTPKEKMASFLSALSKLEPGKTYMFLDHPGHDDPELRAIHHIGYENVAVDRAGVTQLFLSPEVRKFLSDKHIELISYADLRRRP, from the coding sequence ATGAAAGTGTCGTTTTCTTTTTGCCTTTTCCTTCTTGCACTGATCGCCACCGGTCAACAACCGACCCGCCTGATTGTTCGGGGTGACGACATGGGCTACTCGCATTCAGGCAATGAAGCGCTGATGGAATGCTTTAAGGGAGGCATACAGAAAACCATTGAGGTTATTGTGCCTTCGCCCTGGTTTCCGGAAGCAGTGAAGATGTTACAGGAACATCCGAATGTAGATGTGGGCGTACACTTAACCCTTACCAGTGAATGGGACAATGTGAAATGGCGTCCGCTTACCAAGGCGGCTTCCCTTACGGATGAAAATGGCTACTTCCGCCCGATGATATGGCCGAACCCGAACTATCCCGGAAAGGCGTTGTTGGAAAACCACTGGGATCTTCGCGATATCGAAGCGGAATTTCGGGCACAAATTGAAATGGCCAGGAGGCTAATTCCGCAGGTCAGCCACATTTCATCGCACATGTGGTGTACGGAAATGACACCCGAAGTGAAAGCCATGGCGAAGCGACTTGCCAAAGAATACCAGATTGACATTGATCTCGACGAATTAGGTGTCGGTACGTTTCGTTATGATGGTCCGTCGGGTACGCCTAAAGAAAAGATGGCTTCCTTTCTGTCGGCCTTGTCAAAGCTCGAACCCGGTAAAACCTATATGTTTCTCGATCACCCGGGTCATGACGATCCGGAATTACGGGCCATCCACCATATCGGCTACGAAAATGTAGCGGTCGACCGTGCCGGAGTGACACAGTTGTTTTTGTCACCGGAAGTGCGAAAATTCCTGTCGGACAAGCACATAGAGCTCATTTCTTACGCGGACCTTCGACGTCGTCCCTAA
- a CDS encoding tRNA-(ms[2]io[6]A)-hydroxylase produces MSTFRLQLPTDPRWVDIVETNIEEILTDHAWCEQKAASNAITLVTQNSDYPDLVTEMLAIAKEEIAHFEMVHEIIKKRGYKLGRERKDDYVGELAHYMKQSTNGSRQSAFVERMLFAAMIEARSCERFKVLSENIKDEELATFYRDLMESEASHYTTFITFARKYGGSIDVEKRWREWLAFEATVIAKYGKKETVHG; encoded by the coding sequence ATGTCCACCTTCCGCCTCCAACTTCCCACCGACCCACGTTGGGTTGACATCGTCGAGACGAACATCGAAGAAATCCTGACCGACCATGCGTGGTGCGAGCAAAAAGCCGCTTCGAATGCCATTACGCTGGTCACGCAGAATTCCGATTATCCCGATTTGGTGACCGAGATGCTGGCTATTGCGAAAGAAGAGATCGCGCATTTCGAGATGGTGCATGAGATCATCAAGAAGCGCGGCTACAAACTGGGTCGCGAGCGAAAGGACGACTATGTAGGGGAACTGGCCCACTATATGAAGCAAAGCACCAACGGCAGCCGCCAGTCGGCCTTCGTCGAGCGGATGTTGTTCGCTGCGATGATCGAAGCCAGAAGCTGCGAGCGTTTCAAGGTACTCTCGGAGAACATCAAAGACGAAGAACTGGCCACCTTTTACCGCGACCTGATGGAAAGCGAGGCCAGCCACTATACAACCTTTATCACCTTTGCCCGAAAATATGGCGGTAGCATCGACGTTGAAAAGCGTTGGCGCGAATGGCTGGCGTTTGAAGCGACGGTGATCGCTAAGTATGGAAAGAAAGAAACGGTGCATGGCTAA
- a CDS encoding Crp/Fnr family transcriptional regulator, with protein sequence METDAILRHIAQHITLEPDEVAFFTSLLQARTLRKKELLLQQGAICPAEYFIVTGCVRVFTTDADGVDHITFFGTENWWVGDMYSFLSQKPALHSIEALEPTELLCLTKADLEHLYVRVPKFERFFRILLQNAFIAQQQRINQTLSLSAEERYQQFRQRFPQLEQRIPQKQLAAYLGVTPVFLSMMRSRWAKGNFLK encoded by the coding sequence ATGGAAACGGATGCCATTCTGCGTCACATCGCCCAACACATTACCCTGGAGCCCGACGAGGTGGCTTTTTTTACCTCATTGCTGCAAGCGCGTACCTTACGCAAAAAGGAATTGCTATTGCAGCAAGGCGCTATCTGTCCGGCCGAGTATTTCATCGTGACAGGATGCGTCCGGGTATTTACCACCGATGCGGATGGTGTGGATCATATTACCTTCTTCGGAACCGAGAACTGGTGGGTGGGCGATATGTACAGCTTCCTCTCACAGAAACCCGCGCTGCATTCCATCGAGGCACTTGAGCCCACCGAGTTGCTTTGCCTGACCAAAGCTGACCTTGAACATTTGTATGTGCGCGTACCGAAATTCGAGCGCTTCTTCCGGATCTTATTGCAGAACGCCTTCATCGCCCAACAGCAGCGCATCAACCAGACACTTTCGCTGTCGGCCGAAGAACGCTACCAGCAATTCCGGCAGCGGTTTCCGCAGCTCGAACAACGCATACCCCAGAAACAACTGGCTGCCTATCTGGGCGTCACGCCTGTTTTCCTGAGTATGATGCGGAGTCGTTGGGCCAAAGGCAATTTCTTAAAGTAG
- a CDS encoding response regulator transcription factor: MRIPKRDIVLYGVGAALLLVGLEAAQYRFTVSANRFEIYAAVVAVVFACIGAWIATSVKPKSDKTTTPQTITPTSVADDALRQQLGISAREMDVLQLMAAGHSNEEIAERLFISTNTVKTHSSSLYGKLDVKRRTQAVTKAKNLGLIN; the protein is encoded by the coding sequence ATGAGGATACCCAAACGCGATATCGTTCTCTACGGTGTGGGTGCCGCGCTACTGCTGGTGGGGTTGGAAGCGGCACAATATCGGTTTACGGTTTCGGCCAACCGTTTTGAAATATATGCCGCGGTCGTTGCGGTTGTTTTTGCCTGCATAGGCGCCTGGATCGCTACCTCGGTCAAACCCAAGTCTGACAAAACCACTACTCCCCAAACGATTACTCCTACTTCAGTTGCTGATGACGCCCTACGACAACAACTTGGAATTAGTGCCCGTGAAATGGACGTTTTACAACTCATGGCCGCCGGGCACAGTAATGAGGAGATCGCCGAACGCCTCTTCATTTCTACCAATACCGTCAAGACCCATAGTTCCTCACTATATGGGAAACTTGATGTAAAACGACGCACGCAGGCCGTGACCAAGGCGAAAAACCTGGGACTTATTAACTAG
- a CDS encoding M1 family metallopeptidase, with protein sequence MRDLRMGGLALASLLFVSLSALAQDEDVKSNYDYHEAFAPGFYTKDGSPTRSSGGQPGPAYWQNRADYQLTASLDPATRTIRGSEVLTYTNNSPDKLSFLWLYVDQNLFANDSRGKAVIPVTGSRNGDKNEKFDGGHRIGAVKLVSTVNGKTSEQVLKYEITDTRMQVFLPTDLRPGGTVKLKIDFSFVSPIFGSDRMGVQATKNGDIFSVAQWYPRMAVYDDVRGWNTLPYQGAGEFYLEYGNFDVSITAPANHIVVCSGELLNPTEVYTAAQVKRWEEARKSDKTVIIRSAAEVTEASSRPSGKKELTWRFRIQNARDVSWASSAAFIVDAARINLPSGKKSLAISAYPVESDGMDAWGRSTEYTKTSIENYSKRWFEYPYPAATNVASIVGGMEYPGIVFCEYTSKGSDLWGVTDHEFGHGWFPMIVGSNERLFAWMDEGFNTFINSLSAEDFNKGEYLYKRPNVNYKSEELTSPDLEPIYTMPDGLKEANLGVLAYDKPATGLTILREQVLGKERFDRAFREYTHRWAFKHPMPDDFFRTIENVAGEDLSWFWRGWFINNWRFDVKIDNVMYQKNKPEKGTVITITNLEKMPMPVTVEVTGKSGTKVRKTLPVEIWQRNKQWTFRFPSTEEITRIELDPDHALPDVNAVNNVWTSDKDKIEKDTTIDVTEFVGVFGNPMLPVKLTFSDERGTLTLTLPNNPPIPLESKGNDKFGVPGLDVQFNEDRSKVILFVQGRELPFDREK encoded by the coding sequence ATGAGAGATCTCCGCATGGGTGGCCTGGCCCTGGCCTCGCTGCTTTTTGTTTCCCTGTCGGCCCTGGCCCAGGACGAGGACGTCAAGTCCAATTACGACTACCACGAAGCCTTCGCACCGGGGTTTTATACGAAAGACGGAAGCCCCACGCGGTCATCCGGAGGTCAACCGGGTCCGGCCTACTGGCAGAACCGCGCCGACTACCAACTGACGGCATCACTCGATCCGGCCACGCGTACCATCCGCGGAAGCGAAGTCCTGACGTACACCAACAACAGTCCCGACAAACTCTCTTTTCTTTGGTTGTATGTCGACCAAAACCTCTTCGCCAACGATTCGCGCGGGAAGGCGGTCATTCCGGTAACGGGCAGCCGTAACGGGGATAAAAATGAAAAATTTGACGGCGGCCATCGAATTGGCGCAGTGAAACTTGTGTCTACCGTGAACGGAAAGACCTCTGAACAAGTGCTGAAATATGAAATCACCGATACCCGTATGCAGGTGTTCCTTCCAACGGATCTGCGTCCGGGCGGCACCGTCAAACTGAAGATTGATTTCTCGTTCGTGTCGCCGATCTTCGGTTCTGACCGAATGGGCGTACAGGCGACCAAAAACGGCGATATTTTCTCTGTCGCCCAATGGTATCCACGCATGGCGGTGTATGATGATGTGAGAGGATGGAACACGCTTCCGTATCAGGGAGCCGGAGAATTCTACCTCGAGTACGGCAACTTCGATGTGTCGATAACCGCTCCGGCCAACCACATTGTTGTATGTTCAGGTGAATTGCTGAATCCGACGGAAGTGTATACGGCGGCTCAGGTAAAACGTTGGGAAGAAGCGCGGAAAAGCGACAAAACGGTGATCATTCGCTCTGCAGCTGAGGTAACCGAGGCGTCATCGCGTCCGTCTGGCAAGAAAGAGCTCACCTGGCGTTTCCGCATCCAGAATGCGCGCGATGTGTCGTGGGCGTCGTCGGCTGCCTTTATCGTCGATGCGGCCCGTATTAACCTTCCAAGTGGAAAGAAATCGTTGGCCATCTCGGCTTATCCGGTCGAAAGTGACGGAATGGACGCATGGGGACGGTCAACCGAATACACGAAAACGAGTATTGAGAATTACTCCAAGCGTTGGTTCGAATACCCGTATCCGGCCGCTACCAATGTGGCGTCGATTGTGGGTGGGATGGAATATCCGGGCATCGTATTCTGTGAGTATACCTCAAAAGGATCGGATCTGTGGGGCGTTACCGACCACGAGTTCGGCCACGGCTGGTTCCCGATGATCGTAGGTTCAAATGAACGCCTCTTCGCCTGGATGGATGAAGGCTTCAATACGTTCATCAACTCGCTGAGCGCCGAAGATTTCAATAAAGGAGAATACCTCTACAAGCGTCCGAATGTCAACTACAAGTCGGAAGAATTAACCTCTCCCGACCTGGAGCCGATCTACACCATGCCCGACGGACTGAAGGAGGCGAACCTGGGGGTGCTGGCGTATGACAAGCCCGCGACCGGACTCACCATTCTTCGTGAACAGGTATTAGGTAAAGAGCGTTTCGACCGCGCCTTCCGCGAGTATACCCATCGTTGGGCGTTCAAGCACCCGATGCCGGACGACTTTTTCCGTACCATCGAAAATGTGGCGGGCGAAGACCTTTCCTGGTTCTGGCGTGGTTGGTTCATCAACAACTGGCGCTTCGATGTGAAGATCGACAACGTGATGTACCAGAAAAACAAACCCGAGAAAGGAACGGTCATCACCATCACCAATCTCGAAAAAATGCCGATGCCGGTAACCGTGGAAGTAACGGGTAAAAGCGGTACGAAAGTGCGCAAAACCCTTCCGGTGGAAATCTGGCAACGCAACAAACAATGGACATTCCGTTTCCCCTCCACAGAAGAGATCACCCGTATTGAGCTCGATCCGGATCACGCCCTTCCTGACGTGAACGCAGTGAACAACGTCTGGACGTCTGATAAAGACAAAATCGAAAAAGATACGACCATCGATGTAACTGAATTCGTTGGGGTATTTGGTAATCCGATGTTGCCGGTGAAATTGACGTTTTCGGATGAACGCGGCACGTTGACCCTAACGCTTCCAAATAACCCGCCCATTCCATTGGAGTCAAAAGGCAATGATAAGTTTGGCGTACCCGGACTTGATGTCCAGTTCAACGAAGACCGTTCTAAAGTGATCCTGTTCGTACAGGGACGCGAACTGCCGTTTGATCGTGAGAAATAG
- a CDS encoding DUF4199 domain-containing protein translates to MKKVIWTYGAIASSIVVAMMIAAVIIHENHPDSQGSMAIGFLGMFIAFAFNFVALARYRRDHVIEGLSFGKAISICLLISLITTTAYVGAWGVSYHFFFPDFMDQYLAMEVTKLQEAGHTAQQIAAETADTKWMADHYDNPLVFIGLTAIEILPIGLGMSLLAALIMKRKPAHGASQLSHT, encoded by the coding sequence ATGAAAAAAGTCATTTGGACGTACGGCGCGATTGCCTCTTCTATTGTAGTAGCGATGATGATCGCTGCGGTCATTATTCACGAAAACCACCCCGATAGCCAAGGCAGCATGGCGATTGGCTTTCTGGGTATGTTCATCGCCTTCGCCTTTAACTTTGTCGCGCTGGCTCGTTACCGTCGCGATCATGTAATCGAAGGGCTTTCATTTGGAAAAGCAATTTCGATCTGTCTCCTGATTTCCTTGATCACCACCACGGCCTACGTGGGCGCCTGGGGCGTATCCTATCACTTTTTCTTTCCCGATTTCATGGACCAGTACCTGGCTATGGAAGTAACGAAACTTCAGGAAGCGGGTCACACCGCCCAGCAAATTGCAGCCGAAACGGCCGATACCAAATGGATGGCCGATCATTATGATAACCCACTCGTGTTTATCGGCCTGACGGCCATTGAGATTTTACCGATCGGACTGGGAATGTCCTTACTGGCAGCGCTGATCATGAAACGAAAACCGGCACACGGAGCTTCCCAACTGTCGCATACCTAA
- a CDS encoding flavodoxin family protein, translating to MSIVIIYHSGYGHTKIVAEHIAKGATTITPDVRLLSTEEAMADWDVLHEARALVFGSPTYMGSVSAGFKTFMEATGRFWYQQKWRDKLAAGFTNSSTVNGDKLMVLQQLSIFAAQHGMLWIPTGILPEFENDVQKEEPNGLASYLGLMTLSDNAIGEVHTPKGVATAELFGARIARLAIQQ from the coding sequence ATGTCTATCGTTATCATTTACCACAGCGGCTACGGTCATACGAAAATCGTAGCTGAACACATCGCGAAAGGTGCTACTACGATTACGCCCGACGTGCGCTTATTGTCAACCGAAGAGGCCATGGCCGACTGGGACGTGCTTCATGAAGCGCGCGCCCTGGTCTTCGGATCGCCCACCTATATGGGCAGCGTGTCAGCCGGTTTCAAAACCTTTATGGAAGCGACGGGTCGTTTCTGGTACCAACAGAAATGGCGCGACAAACTGGCGGCCGGCTTCACGAATTCGTCGACCGTGAACGGCGATAAACTCATGGTCTTACAGCAGCTATCCATCTTCGCCGCACAACACGGCATGCTGTGGATTCCAACAGGCATCCTACCCGAATTTGAAAACGACGTACAGAAAGAAGAACCCAACGGACTGGCGAGTTACCTCGGACTAATGACCCTTTCCGATAATGCCATCGGCGAGGTACATACGCCCAAGGGGGTCGCCACCGCGGAACTATTTGGGGCACGCATCGCCCGTTTGGCTATACAGCAATAG
- a CDS encoding carboxypeptidase-like regulatory domain-containing protein, whose product MKKLFSLLCLLIGISCFSQSDCQTDIIVTVKSADLQNPIDGAAVSLVDSNNTISPDVMTDATGVAKLSARCDAAYFIRVYKSGYEPTELPVSTKKGEVSQLEVNLIPIDAVHASAGYIDQFIVRVYNPTTAPLDIRFGPNERTLATHTIRAGELWESEPYQNISDLMLWISTGRVTKKYMTKPGKAYQIEFNRGQRCYVIKEVDVHR is encoded by the coding sequence ATGAAAAAGCTATTTTCACTATTATGCCTTCTCATAGGCATTAGTTGTTTCTCACAATCCGATTGCCAGACCGATATCATCGTGACCGTAAAATCGGCCGACCTGCAAAATCCGATTGACGGAGCGGCAGTCAGTTTGGTGGATAGCAACAATACAATATCCCCAGACGTAATGACCGACGCGACTGGTGTGGCCAAACTTTCGGCCCGTTGTGACGCAGCTTACTTTATCAGGGTATACAAAAGCGGATATGAGCCAACAGAACTGCCTGTATCGACCAAAAAAGGGGAAGTTTCGCAGCTGGAAGTAAACCTCATACCGATCGATGCTGTACATGCATCTGCCGGCTATATCGACCAGTTTATCGTACGGGTCTACAACCCGACGACCGCACCACTCGACATCCGGTTTGGTCCTAACGAGCGCACGCTCGCAACCCATACGATACGTGCGGGCGAACTCTGGGAAAGTGAACCGTACCAAAACATATCAGATCTGATGTTGTGGATCTCCACGGGCAGGGTTACCAAAAAATATATGACCAAACCGGGTAAGGCCTACCAAATTGAATTCAATCGTGGTCAGCGCTGCTACGTAATTAAGGAGGTAGATGTACATAGATAG
- a CDS encoding GNAT family N-acetyltransferase, producing the protein MITLSPALPSEFPIIRHIAEQTWPVTYGNILSKEQLEYMIAKLYSDEKLQRDAAAGHLFWFAREDDAVLGFIGIEHGLEGDASKLHKIYILPEAQGKGIGALLMDKAESLAEEAGSKRLTLNVNRFNNARYFYEKRGFVVMSLEDIDIGEGFLMEDYVMGKELG; encoded by the coding sequence ATGATTACCCTATCCCCTGCTCTTCCGTCCGAATTTCCGATCATCCGTCACATAGCCGAACAAACGTGGCCGGTGACGTATGGCAATATCCTTTCAAAAGAGCAGCTGGAGTATATGATTGCCAAATTGTATTCGGATGAGAAACTACAGCGCGACGCAGCGGCGGGCCATCTATTCTGGTTCGCCCGGGAGGATGACGCCGTGTTAGGCTTTATAGGAATCGAGCACGGACTGGAGGGCGACGCCAGTAAACTCCACAAAATCTACATCCTGCCGGAAGCACAGGGCAAAGGCATCGGCGCGCTGTTGATGGACAAAGCCGAATCATTGGCCGAGGAGGCTGGATCGAAACGTCTTACACTCAATGTCAACCGTTTCAACAATGCCCGCTACTTCTATGAAAAACGTGGCTTTGTGGTCATGAGCCTGGAAGATATCGACATAGGAGAAGGCTTTTTGATGGAAGATTATGTGATGGGGAAGGAGTTGGGTTAG